The DNA segment CGGTACTGACGTCTTTCAGACCGCAGGTTGCCGGGTCGACGTCGTACTTGCCGGCGTTAGCCTCGCTCGCCTCCCAGAACTTCTTCGAGTAGTTCTGCTTCAGCTTGTCCGGGTCGACCGGCACGACCTTGTACCAGTACTCCCCGTTTTTGACGCGATTCAGGATCGGTTCCGGCAACAGGTCCTTGGCCTGCTGCCAGTTGTTCTGGTCGAGAATCCATGACTGCCCCGGCGCATCGTCAGCCTGGACCGGCCCCGCGAGCAAGAGGAGCAGGCACCCCGCCGCAGGGACGTAACGCCCGATCGATCCGAGTTTCTTGAACCACATACCTATTTCCTCCAATCCGGAATGATAATCTCTCACGCAGCCGATCAGCCGCGCCTCCGCCGGCGCGCGCGACCCTGCACGTTTCAACTCGCCGCTGCGGCCTGCTCCTGCAGTAAGACGGCGCGACGCGCCAATCTCTTCGCAAAAAAACCGGGCTTGAGAACTTTTATGAACGACGGCACGACAACCAGGCCACCGAAGGTGTTGAAACCCATTAGCAACGCCAGCAGCATGCCCATCTCGGCCTGAAATTTGAGGTCCGAAAACCACCAGAAAGCGGTACCGGCAATCATCGTGCTGGCCGTGAAGATAATGGCCTTACCGGTCGTCGCCGTGGCGTAGTCGACCGCCTCGTCCAGCTTTCCAATCTCGTCAAACGTATCGACCATGCGGCTGAAATGGTAGATGCCGTAGTCGACGCCGACGCCCGCGCCCGCCGCCGCAATGGGCAGCGAGTTCACGTTGAGATCGATGTGCATCCACACCATGAGCGCTTCCGCGGCGAGCTGCGACAGGACCACAGGAATCAGCAGGATCAGAGAAATGTACCAGGACCCATATGTCAGATACAGGCAAACGTAGACAATAAAAAAAATCAGCCCGAGGCTGACCCAGTAGGAACCGTCCACCTCTTCGTTGACCGCCGCCAGAATCCCAAAGAGCCCACCCGCAAACCGGAACTGGACGTCGTCACCGGTGTACTTGTCCGCAAAGGCCTTTGCCCACGCAATCGATTTCATGATCGTCTCGTGGGAGTACTCGCGAAACAGCGTGATGATCGAACCGTACCGCCCGCTGGCGTCCATGAACAGGCTCAGGGACGTAACGGTGGCGTTCTGCTGGAACTGGTAAATGATCTGGGCGATCTCCTTCGGACTGACCGGCACCAGCCCCCACTTCGGATCGCCCTCGTGCTGGAGCCGAAGGAGCTGCTTCACGATGTCGACTATGGTGATCGAGCCGCTGGCTCCGGGGGCCTGTAGCATGTGATCGGCCAGCTCTTCCATGACGGTCAACGACGCGTTGTCCTTCACGCCGTCGGGCCGCATGCTGTCGGCTATGACGATCAACTGGCTGCCGCCGAGAAACTTCTCGTTCAGGACGTGATGGGCGACGTTGTACGGGTGATCCGCAAACAGCAACGCCGCCCCCGGGGTCATGTCGCCCACCTTCAGCGTCCAGCCCCAAATGGGCAGCAACAGGTACATGGCGACCGTGGCCGCAATCACTACGTAGCGCCGGTAGCCTTCGCTGGCATCGATCACCAATTGCGTAAATACGCGGTATATGCGCTCGGAGAACGCCAGCCAGTACCAGGCGAACACGGGCGCCCACCCCAGAAAGGCAAGTATGCCGTTCACCCCGAACTGCCGGTGCACAACGACCGCTACGACGGTCGCCAGCGCGAGGATGGCCGTCCCCGGCCAGATCCCCATCGGCTCCTTGATCTTGGCGACGTGCTCCTCCAGCGGCGGCGGCGGGCTAATGTACGACAGAATGATCGGATGCAGGGTGACCACGCTGATGAAGATCGAAACAACCCAGAAGCTGGCGAATATCGCTACCTTCTGAATCAGCGGAATCGGCGCCACCGCGACGATGAGCAGACCGATGCCATCCGTCACGATCGACGCGATTGCCGGCGCAAACAGGTGGGAGTACGACACCACGATCGCCTGGTCCTTGTCCTTCAGCCGATAGTATTCCTCGTGGTAACGGTCCATCGACTGCACCGAGTGGCTCAAGGCGCGGGCGGTCAGAAAGATGGGAATCACCAGTACCAGCGGATCGAGGTTGAAGCCCAGCCACGCCGCAATACCCAAACCCCAGAAACTCGAAAGAATACCGGAAAATATCGGCACCCAGATGCCAGTCCACGTGCGAAAATAGCCGTAAAGCAAGAAAGACAGCGACAGCAGAGTCAGCCCGAAGACGTAGTAGAGCTGGTCCGAGTACTGCAGCACCGAGGTATAAAGCCACGGATACCCGGTAATGTAGATGTTGTGGTTCTCGTCCGTCTCCGCCTTGCGGAGCTCCTCCATACGATCGTGGAGTTCGCGGAAGTCGAGCGCCTCCTCCCAGAACCCGGCATTTACCACCGCGGCGGTGTCGTCCGTCGCCACGTACACCCCTCGAATGTTCGGGTTGGCATACACCGCAAAGCGCACCCGGTCGGCCTCCTCCTGCGTCTTCGGGACGCCCGGATAGAAGACCGGTCTGACCTGCACGGCGCCCTGCGTAACCGTGGCGCTGTTCACCGCCGGGTGGGCGATGGAAAGGATCTGGTAGGGCACGACGCCCTTGGTGTTGATCAGGTACTTGGTGATCCGATCCAGCTTCTGCAACGTCGCCGGGTTATAGATGTCGCCTTTCTTCACCTCGACGATCACGTTCATGATGTTCGCGGTGCCGAACATCTTGCGGAACTCGTTGTAGAACTTGATGTACTGGTGCTGGCGGGGATAGAAATCGAAGAAGCTGATGTTGAGGCGGAGGTCCTTCAGCCCGAAAGCGAAGAACAGTGTCAACACGGCGACCGCAATCGTTACCGACCCCTTGAACCGGAGCAGGAAACGCAGGTACGCCTCAATCCATCGTTGCGGGATCATGAGCGATCAAGCCTCCTGGTGCGCACGGACCGCGGCGCGAGCTAATACGTCTTCTTGAGCGCGGTGAAAGACTCGCGGTCCAACGTCACCACCAACCCGCGGGCGCCGACGATGTACCCGCGCCCGTCCCCCAGCAGACTTATCCCCCGAAACCACCCGCTGCGATACTTGGGAGCCATGTCCATCAACTGCCACGTCGTACCCCCGTCCCGGGAGCCGTAAAGTAACCCGCTGTTGCCAAGCGCCCAGCCGTATTGTCCCCGGACGTCCACATCGTATAGCGCCAGACTGAACCCGTATGGCGCGTCGAGTTTTTGCTTGGCCCACGTCATACCGCCGTCGGTAGTCGCAATCAAGGTTCCTTCGAGCCCAACCGCCCAGCCTCGCTGCGCATCCACGAAGTGGACGCCGAACAGGCTGCTCTCGGTCGGGCTGGTCTGCGGATGGAAGGTCTGTCCGCCGTCAGTCGAGTTCAGAATCACGCCGAACTCGCCGACGAGCCAGACATGATCGGGGTCGGGAAACGAAACCCCGTAAACGACGACGTCACCCGGCCTGACCAGCTCGGCGACGTCCTCGGGCAACTTCGTATCGGTTGGTAACGCCACCGTCGTCCAGGTCTTGCCCCCGTCGTCGGTGCGCACGATGGTCCCGAAATCCCCCACCGCCACCCCGCGCTGCGCGTTCGCAAAGGACATATCGAGGAGCTGTCGGGTGGTGCCGCTGTTCTGCATCGCCCACGTGTTGCCGCCGTCGGTGGAGGTGGCGATCTCCCCGGCCTGACCCGCGATGAACAACTGCGAGCGGTCCGGACAGGCAATGGCGACGAACGGCTTTGTGGTACCGGCCGACTGCAGGGTCCAGGTTTGCGCCGCGTCCCTGGTGTGGAAGATGCGTCCCAAATCGCCGACGGCCCAACCTTCCTTGTCGTCGACGAAACACGTCGCATACAGGTTCTGCCGCAACTGCTCGGAAGTCCACTCCCTCAACGCTGCATCGGCGTGCCACACCAACCCCGCCATCAGCACCACCACCGTCCCCAGCGCTACTCGAAGCCGGTGCGCGGTTCCGGCGCGCATGGCGGTTCCCAGATTACGCATACGAAATCCCGAAAATCCTTTCTGTATTCCAGTCAGGTCGTCGAACCAGAACCCGTCCGCATCGTGCACCGTCATTCCGGAAAGCGCCGGAACCCGGCCCTGTCCAGCCGTCCGGAGCCCGCGCGCTCCCGCCGAAGCGACGGAAGCACCTCTGCGTCGACAGCCTCCTAACGCCCCATCCGACCGCACCGCCAGCGCGTAGCCCCTCTCAGATCACGTACTCTATCCTGAACTGGATGTTGTCCCGATCGCTCAACAAACTCACGCCGCTACCACCCTTCAGGGTATGCGCGCTGAGAATACTGTAGTCCATCACGAAACGGAATGGGTCGTGCACTATCCCTATCGACGGCTGGAACACGTACGCCCCGCCCCAGTCGTAGAAGAAGAGAAAACCCGGGTTGACCTTGCCGCTGAAGTACGCCGTGCCGATGAACAGCGTGTGCAGGAACGAGTCGGTCGGTTGATGTACGAAATCCGGGTCGTTGGCCCCAAAAGTGCGCAGATCGGGGCGATCGATGATCGAGTCGGCAGCAAGTACCGGGAGCACCTCGCCCTGGAGCGGGATGCGGCCCGGCAGCTTCGTGCGCGGCAGGGGATCGAAGAGGTGCTTCCAGAAGAACTGCGTCGAGATGAAGAACGTTTGGTTCGGGTTCAGGAACCGGATGTACTGGTTGATGTCCAGGCCGAGGACGTAGTTGAAGGACTTGCCGGTGCGGCGGCCACCCGTGGGGTTGACGCCGGCACCGAAGACCCGAGCACGATCCGCGAAGCACTTCCGGAACGGACGGCAGTCTTCCACGTTCTGCCCGTTCGCGCCGCCGCCGCACTGGGCACCGCCGCACTGCGCATTCGACGTGCAGGCCTGGCCGGTGTACGGCCCACCCTGACAGGTACGGAAGTAGAACCCGTACATGAACGGGTCCAGCCCGAACTGCGAAAAGCGCGGCTCATTATTGAAATACGCCGCCTCACTGCGGACGATCGTGTAGAGCGACGGCAGTGCGAAGGTCGTCGACGCACCGGTGATACTCACCATCGGAGCAGTCGTGAACGCTTGCGCCGAGAAGCCGCCGGGGAATGCCGAGGCCGGGCTTAGCGGATTGTTCACGTCCCGCAACGGATACCCCGGCTTCACCTGCGACTGCACTCCCGGCGTGTCGAAGAAGGTGAAGTACTGCGCCAGACTGAAGGTCGCGTCGGACAGGTTGAACACGAAACGACCGCCACCGCGCATGTTGTTGAACGTCTGCGCCGGGGCAATGTTAAACGTCTGTGTCGTCGCGCTCGGGGCGGCGTTGGGCAGGGTCCACGGCGAACCGGCCGGCGTGCCCGGCACGAAGGCCACCTTATTGTCGATCGCCGCGTAGCCCTCCAGAAAGGCCTCGGAGAACGGCCCGATATTGCCGATGGCATATTGCGCCCGCAGCATATCGAGCGGCACCCGACGCTCGTCCAGCGAGATCAGGAAGCCGCCGAAACTGGAGTCGATCGGGTTAATGTTGTCGAGAAGCCGGAAGCCGTCGGTCTCACCCCACGACAGGATCTGCCGACCGAAGCGCACGAACAGCGGGCCCGCCGTGCCTTCGACAAACCACTGAAAGAGACGGTTGCGCTGCGAGGCCAGACTGCGTAGCCGCTGCCGGCCCTTGGCCACGTTCACCACGCTTCCCGTCGCGGCGTTGCGCAGGCCGATGCGCTTATCGATCGCGTAGTCCCAGCTATCGGCCGTGCTGTACTCTTTCGGACCCCAGTCGTACAGGCTGTCCCATTCGCCCCGGTACGTTAGCCGATACTTGAGACCGGAAATCTTGAACGGCAGCAGGTTTATCAACGTCAGCGGCCCGACACCCTTCTTGACGAGGCTATTCAACTCGTGGTCGAGCTCCGCCTCGACGAAGTACCGGTTCTGCCTCAGATGCCCGGCAGCGGACGGCGGGAACGTCCAGTTGCGCCAGGCCAGCGTCCTGGCGCCGTTGATGATCTGGTAGAAGGCGGTCTGCTGGGTTGCCTCCGTACCGATACGGGCGTTGCCGTAAGCCCGCACTCCCAGCTTGATCTCGCCTTCCTTATCTATTGGTACCGCACCGCCCGGCCCCACCCAGACCACGAGCGAGGCCAACGCAATGCTCACGGCCCCCCAAACCCCAAGCCTCGATCGTCCCATCACGACCCTCCTCTATCGTTCCGCAGCCCCCCCTCCGGGTGACTATCCGCCGAATTACGCTCGCGTTCCCTATGTCAGCCCATCCGCCGTTGTCAAGTCAATTCTGCCATCCCCCCCAACCGGCGGGATTCGCCTCGCTAATCCGCGCACGCCTCGACACCCTGTGGTACCCTGCAGATGCGCAGCAGCGGCCTACTTTGCCGCCGCTCCGAAACGTGAAGGAGGGTATCAATCATGCGTGATCGCGCGCTGATCATGGGTATCTGCGGTCTACTGGCAACCATCGCCATATCCGCCGACGGCCAGATCATGTGTCCGATGGGCGCAATCGAGGTCGGCGATACTCAGGATCAGGTCCTCGCGATGTGCGGCCCGCCGACCCTCGTCCAGGAGTGGGACCAGACCCGGGTTGCCGAAGCCGACCTTCCCGACGGCACCTTCGTCGAGCCCCTGATAGTCGTGCCGCAACCCGAGTGGGTGTACGATTACGGCCCGACACGCTTCGTCTTCTTCGTGCGCTTCGAAAATGGCGTCGTCAGCGGACTGCAAACCGGCAACGTCCCACCACCGCCTGCGCTGGAACGCGACATACCGGACGCGTGACACCCCAACCCGCGCGCCCCTGACTCCCCCATTTGCGCGCCGCGCCGTTGTCCTTTATTGAGGCTCGGTCCCGCGGCGCCCGGTCGACGATGCTGGTCGGACCTCGGCGGGTTTGCACAGACGGGCCGCATCCCGCGGCGTGCGGCCGCTACCCGAGGAGTACTTCTTCATGAGCCAGTTCACCCACGAGGTCCGGAACCGCATCGCCTGGGTCACCTTCGATTCGGGCGCCATGAACACGCTGTCGGTCCAGGCCATAACAGACCTGAAAGCCTCGATCGCCGAGTTAACGGCCATACATGCCAAGACGCCGCTGGCCGGCGTCATTCTCAAGGGCAACAAGTTCGGCCTCGGCGCCGGGGCTAACATCGGCGAGCTGATGGGCAGCTCCCGCGCCCAGCTCGAACAGCTCATCGACGAGGGCAACGTGCAGCTCTTCGCCATTGAAGAGGGACCGTTCCCCTGGGTCGTGCTCCTCGACGGCATCGCCCTCGGCGGCATCTACGAGCTGGCCCTCGCCTGCCACGCCATCGTCGCCACCGAGAAGTCCACGGTCGGCTTCCCGGAGATCCGTCTCAACATCTTCCCCGGCCTCGGCGGCACGCAACGGCTGCCCCGCCGCACCGGCCTCCTCAACCCCACCGACCCGGTCAATGGCGACGCCGCCTTCACCGCCATCCTGACGGGCAAGAATTTCCCTGCCCAACAGGCCGCCGCGATCAACATGATCGATGCGGTAATCCCCGCCGGCGAGGACCCCGAAGCATTCGCCGCCCGCTTCCTCACCGATACACTCCCCACCCGACAGCGACCCGTTCCAGCCGACCTCGCTCAGGGCGAAGCGCTCAAGCCGATGGTCCTGCCCATGATCCAGAAGGCGACCATGAACCGCCCCAACCCGCGTGCCCCTTACGTCGCCCTTGACGTGATCGCCCGGGGCGCCACGCTTCCCCTGCGCGACGCGATCAAGCTCGAACGCGATAACTTCATCGAGGTCGCCAGCTCGTCTGAGGGCAAGGCCGGCATGCGTTTCTTCTTCACCATGCAGAAGGTGCAGAAGCTGCCGAAGTCGTTCCAGGGCAAGGCCGGCGAGATCAAGAAGGTCGGCATCGACGGCATCGACGGCTTCATGGGCAACGCGATCGGCTGGCTGGCACTCGAAGCCGGGTACGCAGTCGTCGGCCATGTGCCGCTCGAGCAGTTCGCCAGCGCCGTCCCCGCCAAACTGAAGGCCAAGTACGGCCGCGCCCTCAAGAAGGGTAGCATGACCGAAGCCCAGGTCGACGTCCGCGTCGCCGGCGTCACTGTCGCCACGGCAATCAAAGAGCTCGCCGACTGCGACCTCGTCATCGAGGCGCGGATGGAGAACCGCGAAATCAAGGCCGAGTTCTACCGTGCCCTCGGCAAGGTCATGAAGCCCACCGCCCTCGTCGCGTCCAACTCGAGTTCCATGGGACCCGGCATGCTCGCCGCTTACTTCAAGGAAGGCGGCGGCAATCCCGCCAACTTCCTCAACCTGCACTTCTTCAGCCCGGCGGAACACCCCACCATGCAGCTCGTCGAGATCGTCCGCGGCGCGGCCACCACCGACGACGCCGTCGCCACGGCCCATACTTTCGTACGCAAGATCAACAAGACCCCCGTCCTGCTGCGCGACGGCTCGCCCGGCTTCCTCGTCAACGCGGGTCTGGCGGCATACTTCGACGCCGCCGACACTTTGTACTGCGAGGGCACTCCAATCGACGTCGTCGACGCGGCGATGCGCGAGACCGTCTTCCCCATGGGCCCCTTCGAGCTAGGCGACGCCGCCGGGCTCGACATTGCCGCCGGTATGTTCGACACCATCGCGGCCGAAACCCCACCCGTCCGTGAACCGCTGGTGTGGAAACTGCGCGCGGCCAAACGCTTCGGCCAGAAGACCAGTGCCGGCTTCTACGACTACACCGACGGCAAGAAACGGGGGGAATGGGCCGGCCTTGCCGAACTCGTGCCGAACCGCGGGAGCCGTGTGGCCGGTCGGGAAGAGATCGTCGAACGCTGTACGCGCGCTCTGTACAACAAGGCCAAGGAACTGCTCGAACGCGGCATCGTCGACTCAGCCGAGGAAGCCGACCTCGCCTTCGTGCTCGGCATCGGCTTCGCCATGTTCCTCGGTGGCCCGCTCTTCTACGGCCAGCAGCGCGGCTGGTAAACCGGCCCGGCGCCCCCCCCGCATCGCCATGAGCATGCTCCCCCCGGCTCCACCGCCGTTCGACCCTTCGGCTCCCCTACCTTCCGAGGAAGAGACGAGCGCTGGTTCTGGCATGCAGCGCGTAACCTTCGGCCGGCCCATTGCGCGGCTCCGCCCACTGGTCTTCTCCCTCGTCATCACGACCCTCTTCCTCTTCACCCCGTCGGCCCGCGCCTTCGACCTCGACGACGTGGCGGCGAAAGCCCAGCAGATGTCGACCCAACCGTTCAAGGATCCTCGCGGTGAGGTCCCGCAGTGGATGATGGACATCGACTACGACCAGTGGCGGGACATTCGCTTCCGCCCCGATCAAGCCCTGTGGCGCGACCGTCAGTCCAACTTCCAGGTACAGTTCTTTCACCCGGGCATGTACTACGACCGCACCGTACACATTAACGTCGTTACGCCCGCCGGCGTGCAGTCCCTGCCCTTCGAGACCCGGCGCTTCGACTACGGCAAGAACACCTTCGCCGCCCGGATCCCCCGGGAACTGGGTTACGCCGGGTTCCGCATCCATTACCCGATCAAGAACCCCGCCTACCATGACGAGGTGATCGTGTTTCTCGGGGCGAGCTATTTCCGTGCCCTCGGGCGGAAAGAAGTCTACGGAATCTCGGCCCGGGGTATCGCCATCGACACCCTGGCTCCGTCGGGCGAGGAGTTCCCGTACTTCCGCGAGTTCTGGCTGGTACAGCCCGAACCCGCCGCCACAGAGATGACGATTTACGCGCTGCTCGACGGTCCGAGCATCACCGGCGCCTATAGTTTCGTGCTTCGACCCGGCGAGCGTACCACCACCGCCGTCGAATCGCGGCTCTTCCTGCGCAAGAAAGTCGGCAAGCTGGGAATCGCGCCTCTCACCAGCATGTTCTTTCACGGCGAGAATACCAACCGGTACTTCGACGACTTCCGCCCCGAGGTGCACGACTCGGATGGCCTGCTCCTGCACGCCCGAGCTGGCGAATGGCTGTGGCGGCCGCTCGACAACCCGCACGGGCCGCATCTGAGCATCTTCCAGCTCCCCGATCCGCGCGGCTTCGGCCTCATCCAGCGCGACCGCAACTTCGCCAGCTACCAGGACTTCGAGGCCAACTCGGAACTTCGCCCCAGCGCCTGGGTCGAACCGCGGGGGGACTGGGGCGCGGGCGCCGTCGAACTGGTCGAGCTGCCGACGGCTTCTGACGTCCACGATAACATCGTCGCGTACTGGACTCCGGCCGTGCAGCCCAAACACCACGAGCCCTTCGGCTACGCGTACACGCTGGTGTGGTACGGCGATGACCCCGCCCTGCCTCCCGGCGGCCGCGCGGTCGCCACCCGTCGCGACGCCGGCACCGGCAAGGACACGGTGCGCTTCGTCATCGACTTCGCCGGCGGCGCGCTGGCGGACCTGCCGGCAGATCGGCCGCCACGCGGAGAAATCGCCGTCGCCGGCGGCGACACCGTGGCCATGGTACTCGACCAGCACGTGCTCAAGAACCCGCACGCCGGCGGCTGGCGCCTGAGCTTCCAGGTCGGACGTCTACAACCGAAGAAGGTCGTCGAGCTGCGCGCCTTTCTCGCCAACGACCGCGACGCCCTCACCGAGACCTGGTCCTATCCGGTATTGCCGTGAGCAGCGCACTTACGCCACCATCCGCGGCCAATGGCCGCCTCTTCCGCGTCGGGAGCGACCGCCTCGTCCAGGATTGGAAGGAAGCGCACGACCGCGCCGTCGCTTACCTCGATGCACTGGCGGTCCCCGCCGCCGATCGCGATGCGCTCGCCGACACCGCCGTCGAGCAGGCCCTGGACCGCGAACGCTGGGAGCCCGACAGCGACGCGATCTCCGAAACCATGCGCGCATTGCGCAAGCTTGTTCCCGACCGATATCCGCGGCCTGGTCCAGAGGACGCCGCCGTCCCCGACCCCTTTCTCGCCTGGCGCCTCGAGGTTGCAGCTACCGGCAGCGTCGATGCCCACGTCCCCGCCACCGGCACCTCACTTTGCGCAGCCGGTCCGGTTCCCTTTGCGTCGACCCCGCCGCTCGCTCGCGGCGCGATGGTCCCTGAACACATCGAACGGCGTATCGGGCGCCGCGTCCTCAACCGCCTGCGAGGCCGGCGCTCCGATTCGCACGACGCGCCGCGCGGGCACGCCCTGCGCGTACAACGCCGGGCTTTGCCGTGGATCGGCGCCGCCCGCAGGCGACGCTTGCTGTTTCTTTTCCTGGTCCTTATCCCGAGCGTCGTCGCCAGCGGTTTCATGGTCAACGTGCTGCCCCACCAGGGCAGCACGTGGCTCGAGGTGGTCATCGTCCATGTCTTCGGCGCCCTGTTCGGCTGGATCTCGATCGGTTTCTGGACCGCACTGCTGGGCTTCTTCCTGCTCACCGTCAGGCGCGATCGCTACGCCATCACCCGGCTCGATGCAGCCGACGCCGGCCCTTTTGCCCCCAGTGGGCGAACGGCCATCGTGATGCCGATTTGCGAAGAACCCGTCGATCGCGTCTTCGCCGGCCTCAAGGCAATCCATCGCTCGCTCGAGCGCGCCGGCGGTCTACCCCACTTCGACTTCTTCGTCCTCAGCGACAGCTACTCCCCCGACACTTACGTGAAAGAAGAGGAAGCGTGGGCCCGCTGGGGCCGCGAAGTCGGCGGCTTCGGTCATATCTTCTACCGCCGCCGGAAAGTCCGCCTGAAGCGTAAGAGCGGCAACGTCGCCGACTTCTGCCGCCGGTGGGGGCGCAAGTACCCCTACATGATCATGCTCGACGCGGACAGTGTCATGTCCGGCGAGACCCTCGTCCGGCTGGTCCGACTCATGGACAAACATCCCCAGGCCGGCATGATTCAGACGGCACCGACCGCCGTAAACCGCAATTCCCTGTTCGCCCGCATTCAACAATTTGCCACTCGCGTCTACGGCCCGATGTTCGCCGCCGGCCTGCACTACTGGCAGCTCGGCGACGGCCAGTACTGGGGACACAACACGATCATCCGCATCCAGCCGTTCATGCAGCATTGCGCGCTGCCGCGGCTACCCGGCAAACCGCCGCTCGGCGGCGAGATCCTGAGCCACGACTTCGTCGAGGCGGCCCTCATGGGACGGGCGGGCTGGACGCTCTGGCTCGCCTACGACCTCGACGGCAGTTACGAGGAGGTACCGTCGACGCTGCTCGAGGAAATGAAGCGCGACCGCCGCTGGTGCCAGGGCAACTTGCAGCACCTGCGGCTGCTATTCACCGAAGGCCTTTTCGGCGCCCACCGCGCGCTATTCATCAATGGCGTCCTGTCTTATGTCTCCGCTTTGCTGTGGTTCTTCTTCCTGACCTTGAGCACCGTGGAAGCGGTGCAGAACGCACTGGCGGAGCACGAGTACTTTCCCCACGGCGCGAGCCTGTTCCCGACCTGGCCGGTGTGGCGCCCGAACTGGGCCCTCGCCCTGCTCGCGGTCACCGGCGCCATTCTGTTCCTGCCCAAGTTTCTCAGCATCGTCCTCGTGGTTGCCCGCAACGGCAACGCCCGCTCTTACGGAGGCCTGGCCAGACTGACCCTCAGTGTCCTCTGCGAGATCGTCATCTCCAGCCTTCTGGCGCCGATCCGCATGGTGTTCCACAGCCGCTTCGTGGTGCAGAACCTCATGGGCCGCACGGTGACCTGGAAGTCGCAGGGTCGGGAGGACGCGGAGACCGGTTGGGGCGAAGCGATACGCCACCACGGCTTCGACACGCTGTTCGCAAGCGCCTGGGGTACCACTCTTTACCTGCTGAATCCGGGCTACTTCTGGTGGGTCACCCCGATTATCGGCGCCCTGATTCTGTCGGTGCCGGTATCCGTACTCGCCAGCCGGATCGGTCTGGGGGAACGGGCCCGCGCCTGGAAGCTGTTCCTCATCCCCGAAGAAAGCGACCGGCCGCGCGAACTGCGCGAGCTCGATGGCGAATACGAGGCGGCGCAGCGACGCGCCGCGACTCGGCCACCGGCCGAGAACGACGGCGTCGTCCGTGTCGCCGTCGACCCTTACACGCACGCCCTGCACCGGGGCCTGCTCGGGCGCCGGCGCTCGCTGCGCGCCTCGATCCGGGCGACGCGCGCCACGCTGCTCCGACACGCCCTCTCCGCGGGAGCGGCGGCGCTCGCTCCCCGCGAGCGTCGCGTGTTGCTCGGCGACCCCGATCTGGTCGACGACCTGCACGACAAGGTGTGGGCCGAGAGCGACCACGAACGCGTCCGCCGCTGGGGCCGCCCCGGACGGGTATGAAAGCGGCGCGCCAGTTCGCGCGGTTCATCCTCGCCGTCGGGCGCCGCTTCGAGGCGGACGACGGTCTTGTTCGCGCGGCGGCGCTCGCCTACACGTCCCTGCTCTCGCTGGTTCCGCTGCTGGCGGTGATGTTCGCCGTCCTCAAGGGCCTCGGAACGCAGCGGCGTCTCGAGCCCTTGCTCCTGTCGCGGCTGTCGCTGACGCCGGAGACCACCGCAACGATCGTCGGGTACATCGACCGCACCAATGTCGGCACGCTCGGGACACTCGGCGCCGCCGCCTTGCTGCTCACCGTGGTCGGCGTGCTCGGTACGATCGAATCGACCTTCAATCACATCTGGCGGGTGCGGCATGGCCGTTCGGTGTGGCGCAAGGTGAGCGACTACCTCTCCGTCGTCCTGCTGACGCCGTTCCTGCTGCTCGCCGCCGTGGCCGTCACCTCGTCGCTGCAGGTCCAGCAGGTGATCGAGTGGATCCGCAGCGTCGACTACTTGAGCCG comes from the Candidatus Binatia bacterium genome and includes:
- a CDS encoding glucan biosynthesis protein G, producing the protein MQRVTFGRPIARLRPLVFSLVITTLFLFTPSARAFDLDDVAAKAQQMSTQPFKDPRGEVPQWMMDIDYDQWRDIRFRPDQALWRDRQSNFQVQFFHPGMYYDRTVHINVVTPAGVQSLPFETRRFDYGKNTFAARIPRELGYAGFRIHYPIKNPAYHDEVIVFLGASYFRALGRKEVYGISARGIAIDTLAPSGEEFPYFREFWLVQPEPAATEMTIYALLDGPSITGAYSFVLRPGERTTTAVESRLFLRKKVGKLGIAPLTSMFFHGENTNRYFDDFRPEVHDSDGLLLHARAGEWLWRPLDNPHGPHLSIFQLPDPRGFGLIQRDRNFASYQDFEANSELRPSAWVEPRGDWGAGAVELVELPTASDVHDNIVAYWTPAVQPKHHEPFGYAYTLVWYGDDPALPPGGRAVATRRDAGTGKDTVRFVIDFAGGALADLPADRPPRGEIAVAGGDTVAMVLDQHVLKNPHAGGWRLSFQVGRLQPKKVVELRAFLANDRDALTETWSYPVLP
- the mdoH gene encoding glucans biosynthesis glucosyltransferase MdoH, encoding MSSALTPPSAANGRLFRVGSDRLVQDWKEAHDRAVAYLDALAVPAADRDALADTAVEQALDRERWEPDSDAISETMRALRKLVPDRYPRPGPEDAAVPDPFLAWRLEVAATGSVDAHVPATGTSLCAAGPVPFASTPPLARGAMVPEHIERRIGRRVLNRLRGRRSDSHDAPRGHALRVQRRALPWIGAARRRRLLFLFLVLIPSVVASGFMVNVLPHQGSTWLEVVIVHVFGALFGWISIGFWTALLGFFLLTVRRDRYAITRLDAADAGPFAPSGRTAIVMPICEEPVDRVFAGLKAIHRSLERAGGLPHFDFFVLSDSYSPDTYVKEEEAWARWGREVGGFGHIFYRRRKVRLKRKSGNVADFCRRWGRKYPYMIMLDADSVMSGETLVRLVRLMDKHPQAGMIQTAPTAVNRNSLFARIQQFATRVYGPMFAAGLHYWQLGDGQYWGHNTIIRIQPFMQHCALPRLPGKPPLGGEILSHDFVEAALMGRAGWTLWLAYDLDGSYEEVPSTLLEEMKRDRRWCQGNLQHLRLLFTEGLFGAHRALFINGVLSYVSALLWFFFLTLSTVEAVQNALAEHEYFPHGASLFPTWPVWRPNWALALLAVTGAILFLPKFLSIVLVVARNGNARSYGGLARLTLSVLCEIVISSLLAPIRMVFHSRFVVQNLMGRTVTWKSQGREDAETGWGEAIRHHGFDTLFASAWGTTLYLLNPGYFWWVTPIIGALILSVPVSVLASRIGLGERARAWKLFLIPEESDRPRELRELDGEYEAAQRRAATRPPAENDGVVRVAVDPYTHALHRGLLGRRRSLRASIRATRATLLRHALSAGAAALAPRERRVLLGDPDLVDDLHDKVWAESDHERVRRWGRPGRV